The Streptomyces camelliae genome window below encodes:
- a CDS encoding DUF5954 family protein: MRRFPAPGSRLPAPGSRLPAPGSRLPAPGSRLPAPGSRLPAPGSRLPEKVRAASHRALTTHPDVLLLPATFKDSCLTWFKPRRRGLLPEDAGRQVDARTHVAENAGSVAEELTAYTEAADRLRVGRVSQVGVLGTVYRIGRTRRLLQLGA; encoded by the coding sequence CTGCGCCGGTTCCCGGCTCCCGGCTCCCGGCTCCCGGCTCCCGGCTCCCGGCTCCCGGCTCCCGGCTCCCGGCTCCCGGCTCCCGGCTCCCGGCTCCCGGCTCCCGGCTCCCGGCTCCCGGCTCCCGGCTCCCGGCTCCCGGAAAAGGTACGCGCCGCATCGCACCGGGCACTCACCACCCACCCCGACGTCCTGCTGTTGCCGGCGACGTTCAAGGACTCCTGCCTGACATGGTTCAAGCCGCGCCGGCGCGGTCTCCTCCCCGAGGACGCCGGCCGTCAGGTCGACGCCCGTACCCATGTCGCTGAGAACGCGGGCTCCGTGGCCGAAGAGCTGACGGCGTACACCGAGGCCGCCGACCGGCTGCGCGTCGGCCGGGTCAGTCAAGTCGGCGTCCTGGGCACCGTCTACCGGATCGGCCGCACCCGCCGGCTCCTGCAACTCGGGGCCTGA
- a CDS encoding glycosyl hydrolase family 65 protein, with the protein MSEWTWEWTGYAPGTERLRESLCTLGNGYFATRGALPEHRAGLVHCPGTYAAGCYNRRESTVAGRQVVNEDLVNLPDWLPLRFRLRHAEAAWGPWFSSGTHTLLDHTHVLDLCRGTLTRSFRHRGDESGLLGVEQTRLVHMGDPHLAALRTVFGVMYPWQSGSDGREETQEWHLNPASGRWLPDHSRLQHHVGSAVAHNVRRYCEATGDTEYLHTKGAEMLLQIARFWADLAALDPGTGRYRIRGVVGPDEYHDSYPGADRPGLDDNAYTNVTAAWVLTRTLELGRRLPAWRREELFHRVRLDTDELPRWDDVSRRLRVPFHEGVISQFEGYDGLAELDWDAYRKRYGTIRRLDRILEAEDDTVNRYKASKQADVLMLGYLFSPAEPQARFRRLGYDLDDDVWRTTVDYYLRRTSHGSTLSGLVHGLVLARARRAEAWSYVREALEADIADIQGGTTGEGIHLGAMAGTLDLFQRGLTGLETREDALWLDPVPLPALSEYGFTLRYRGHWGVGVGRRSGLLEISVPDSEESPIRVMPADRTVTIAPGETCSLVLPSASSG; encoded by the coding sequence ATGTCGGAGTGGACATGGGAGTGGACGGGCTACGCCCCCGGCACGGAGCGCCTGCGGGAATCGCTCTGCACGCTCGGCAACGGCTACTTCGCCACGCGGGGCGCGCTGCCCGAACACCGGGCCGGTCTGGTGCACTGCCCCGGCACCTACGCGGCCGGGTGCTACAACCGCCGGGAGTCGACCGTGGCGGGGCGGCAGGTGGTGAACGAGGACCTGGTCAACCTCCCGGACTGGCTGCCTCTCCGGTTCCGTCTGCGCCACGCCGAGGCGGCGTGGGGTCCGTGGTTCTCCTCCGGCACGCACACGCTCCTGGACCACACGCACGTCCTGGATCTGTGCCGGGGCACGCTCACCCGGTCCTTCCGCCACCGCGGCGACGAGTCGGGCCTGCTCGGCGTCGAGCAGACCCGCCTGGTGCACATGGGGGATCCGCACCTGGCCGCCCTGCGGACGGTCTTCGGTGTGATGTACCCGTGGCAGAGCGGCAGCGACGGCCGTGAGGAGACCCAGGAGTGGCATCTCAATCCCGCCTCGGGCCGCTGGCTGCCCGACCACTCCCGGTTGCAGCACCACGTGGGCTCGGCCGTCGCCCACAACGTCCGGCGGTACTGCGAGGCGACCGGCGACACGGAGTACCTGCACACCAAGGGGGCGGAGATGCTGCTGCAGATCGCCCGCTTCTGGGCGGATCTCGCGGCCCTCGACCCCGGCACGGGCCGTTACCGGATCCGCGGTGTCGTGGGCCCCGACGAATACCACGACAGCTACCCGGGCGCCGACCGCCCCGGCCTGGACGACAACGCGTACACCAACGTCACCGCCGCCTGGGTCCTCACCCGCACCCTGGAGCTCGGCCGGCGTCTGCCCGCGTGGCGCCGCGAGGAACTGTTCCACCGGGTCCGGCTGGACACCGACGAGCTGCCGCGGTGGGACGACGTCTCCCGCCGGTTGCGGGTGCCGTTCCACGAGGGCGTCATCAGCCAGTTCGAGGGCTACGACGGCCTCGCCGAGCTCGACTGGGACGCCTACCGCAAGCGCTACGGCACCATCCGGCGGCTGGACCGGATCCTGGAAGCCGAGGACGACACGGTCAACCGCTACAAGGCGTCCAAGCAGGCCGACGTCCTCATGCTCGGCTACCTGTTCTCGCCCGCCGAACCGCAGGCGCGGTTCCGGCGGCTCGGCTACGACCTGGACGACGACGTCTGGCGGACGACCGTCGACTACTACCTGCGGCGCACCAGCCACGGCTCCACCCTCAGCGGGCTCGTCCACGGCCTGGTCCTCGCCCGCGCCAGACGGGCCGAGGCATGGAGTTACGTCCGTGAGGCCCTGGAGGCCGACATCGCCGACATCCAGGGCGGCACGACCGGCGAGGGCATCCATCTCGGGGCCATGGCCGGGACTCTCGACCTGTTCCAGCGCGGCCTGACGGGGCTGGAGACCCGCGAGGACGCCCTGTGGCTGGACCCGGTGCCGCTGCCGGCGCTCTCCGAGTACGGGTTCACCCTGCGCTATCGCGGTCACTGGGGCGTCGGCGTAGGGCGGCGCAGCGGGCTGCTGGAGATCAGCGTGCCCGACTCGGAGGAGTCGCCGATCCGCGTGATGCCGGCCGACCGCACGGTGACGATCGCGCCCGGAGAGACCTGCTCGCTCGTGCTGCCGAGCGCCTCGTCCGGGTGA
- a CDS encoding zinc-binding alcohol dehydrogenase family protein, which produces MRAWVVARPGPVENGPLRLVERPVPVPGSGDLLVRVRACGVCRTDLHVTEGDLPVRRAGVTPGHEVAGTVAALGAGVSGWAVGDRVGVAWLRRTDGTCRYCLRGDENLCPGSEYTGWDADGGYAEYTTVPAAFAYRLPADVDDVALAPLLCAGIIGYRALLRTSLPPGGRLGLYGFGGSAHLCAQVALAQGATVHVLTRDEPSRRLALGLGCASARGAYDQPPEPLDGAILFAPAGELVPVALRALDRGGVLAVAGIHLSDVPVLHYSSELFYEKELRSVTSNTRDNGRDFLALAARYGVRATTHPYPLSEAPRALTDLKAGRFDGAAVLLNDL; this is translated from the coding sequence ATGCGTGCTTGGGTGGTGGCTCGGCCGGGGCCGGTGGAGAACGGGCCGCTGCGGCTCGTGGAACGGCCCGTCCCGGTGCCGGGGTCCGGCGACCTGCTGGTGCGGGTGCGGGCGTGCGGGGTGTGCCGTACCGATCTGCATGTCACCGAGGGCGACCTGCCGGTGCGCCGGGCGGGAGTGACGCCCGGGCACGAGGTGGCCGGCACGGTCGCGGCCCTCGGCGCGGGCGTGAGCGGGTGGGCGGTCGGCGACCGGGTGGGGGTGGCGTGGCTGCGCCGCACGGACGGCACGTGCCGGTACTGCCTGCGCGGGGACGAGAACCTGTGCCCCGGGTCCGAGTACACCGGCTGGGACGCCGACGGAGGTTACGCCGAGTACACGACCGTTCCGGCCGCTTTCGCCTACCGGCTGCCGGCGGACGTGGACGACGTCGCGCTGGCGCCGTTGCTGTGCGCGGGCATCATCGGCTACCGGGCGCTGCTGCGGACGTCACTGCCGCCGGGCGGGCGCCTCGGGCTGTACGGCTTCGGCGGCAGCGCACACCTGTGCGCTCAGGTCGCCCTGGCGCAGGGGGCCACCGTGCACGTCCTGACCCGCGACGAGCCGTCGAGACGGCTCGCGCTCGGCCTCGGCTGTGCCTCGGCCCGTGGCGCGTACGACCAGCCGCCGGAGCCGCTGGACGGGGCGATCCTGTTCGCGCCGGCCGGTGAGCTCGTACCGGTGGCCCTGCGGGCGCTGGACCGGGGCGGGGTGCTGGCGGTCGCGGGCATCCATCTCAGCGACGTCCCCGTCCTGCACTACAGCAGCGAGCTGTTCTACGAGAAGGAGCTGCGCAGCGTCACCTCCAACACCCGGGACAACGGCCGGGACTTCCTAGCCCTCGCGGCCCGGTACGGCGTCCGGGCCACCACCCATCCCTACCCGCTGTCCGAGGCCCCGCGGGCGCTGACCGATCTGAAGGCGGGGCGCTTCGACGGGGCGGCCGTACTGCTGAACGACCTGTGA
- a CDS encoding glycosyltransferase, translated as MPAEFSFARRQAGTFYRYRQPSEIDPGAVLPDWLAELPADQPLVLASIGTVLPTVPPGVTNVPGLLDALVAGLAELDRQAVVATGGVPVERLLPPGRVHLVDSVPQPMVLRCAQLLVTHGGYNSIREAVGAGVPMGVLPALGDQQANADRVQQLGLGRRIPSPDQVAAVCHHVLNDPEVTARTRYAQRWMLCLPPVQAAVDDLEKVASGTGPWKCRPTSAAPSGSSPREWRSTRPS; from the coding sequence ATGCCCGCGGAGTTCTCCTTCGCCCGCCGGCAAGCCGGCACGTTCTATCGCTACCGGCAGCCCTCCGAGATCGATCCCGGCGCAGTGCTGCCGGACTGGTTGGCCGAACTTCCCGCAGACCAGCCGCTGGTGCTCGCCTCGATCGGGACCGTGCTCCCCACCGTCCCACCCGGGGTGACGAACGTGCCGGGCCTCCTCGACGCGCTCGTCGCCGGCCTGGCCGAACTCGACCGCCAGGCCGTCGTGGCGACCGGCGGCGTCCCGGTGGAGCGCCTGCTGCCACCGGGACGGGTGCACCTGGTGGACTCCGTACCCCAGCCGATGGTCCTGCGCTGCGCCCAACTCCTGGTCACCCACGGCGGATACAACAGCATCAGGGAAGCCGTCGGGGCCGGGGTCCCGATGGGCGTGCTGCCCGCCCTCGGAGACCAGCAGGCCAACGCCGACCGCGTACAGCAGCTCGGCCTGGGCCGGCGCATCCCGTCCCCGGATCAGGTCGCAGCCGTGTGCCACCACGTGCTGAACGACCCCGAGGTGACCGCACGGACCCGTTACGCCCAGCGGTGGATGCTCTGCCTGCCGCCGGTCCAGGCGGCGGTGGACGACCTGGAGAAGGTGGCGTCTGGCACCGGGCCCTGGAAGTGCCGGCCGACCTCGGCTGCGCCGAGCGGTTCCTCGCCGCGGGAGTGGCGCTCGACTCGACCGAGCTGA
- a CDS encoding universal stress protein translates to MAIPLVVGVDGSEGSLEAVDWAAAEAARHGVPLRLLHAAAGERMASAVLSDASARARKAAPSVPLSGEVAHADAASALVGIGRNAFALVLGSRGFGGLDGMLLGSVSLAVAARADCPVVVVRGTEEHREARFGSVVVGVKDGEGSGTAVEFAFREARVRRCGLVAVHAWSAPSGACATPRAPSWFLDAHRRPPAQVLDDALCDPVTRYDDAAVSRRLIEEPARPALLEAAAMADLLVVGARRRLGHPGLQLGLVNHALLHHAPCPVAVVPQR, encoded by the coding sequence GTGGCGATTCCCCTGGTGGTGGGCGTCGACGGGTCCGAGGGAAGCCTTGAGGCGGTCGACTGGGCCGCCGCCGAGGCGGCCCGGCACGGCGTCCCGCTCCGGCTGCTGCACGCGGCGGCCGGTGAGCGTATGGCGTCCGCGGTGCTCAGCGACGCCTCGGCACGCGCCAGGAAAGCGGCTCCCTCGGTTCCCTTGTCCGGCGAGGTCGCGCACGCGGACGCGGCTTCCGCCCTGGTCGGCATCGGACGCAACGCCTTCGCGCTGGTCCTGGGGTCCAGGGGGTTCGGCGGCCTCGACGGCATGCTCCTGGGCTCGGTGAGCCTCGCCGTGGCGGCACGCGCAGACTGCCCGGTCGTCGTGGTGCGGGGCACCGAGGAGCACCGGGAGGCCCGGTTCGGGAGCGTCGTCGTGGGCGTCAAGGACGGGGAGGGCAGCGGCACGGCCGTGGAGTTCGCGTTCCGCGAGGCCCGGGTGCGGCGCTGCGGGCTCGTGGCGGTGCACGCCTGGAGCGCGCCGTCCGGTGCGTGTGCGACACCGCGAGCACCGTCGTGGTTCCTGGACGCCCACCGCCGCCCGCCGGCCCAGGTGCTCGACGACGCTTTGTGCGACCCCGTGACACGGTACGACGACGCCGCGGTGAGCCGCCGCCTGATCGAGGAACCGGCGCGTCCCGCGCTGCTGGAAGCCGCCGCCATGGCGGATCTGCTGGTCGTGGGCGCCCGGCGGCGACTCGGGCATCCGGGTCTGCAGCTGGGTCTGGTCAACCACGCGCTGCTTCATCACGCGCCGTGTCCTGTCGCAGTCGTGCCCCAGAGGTGA
- a CDS encoding CatB-related O-acetyltransferase, translating to MPVPADPTVLHPMPEQPRVVLLKPLVTSPLIEVGEYSYYDDPDDPTAFETRNVLYHYGPEKLIIGKFCALGTGVRFIMNGANHRMDGPSTFPFPTMGGAWADHFDLLTGLPNRGDTVVGNDVWFGHGTMVMPGVRIGHGAIIGSGAVVTSDVPDYGIVGGNPARLIRTRYDAQDVARLLAVAWWDWPAEHITQHVRTIMSGSIAELEAAAPDAHSRTGR from the coding sequence ATGCCCGTGCCTGCCGACCCGACGGTTCTGCATCCGATGCCTGAGCAGCCACGGGTGGTGCTGCTCAAGCCGCTGGTGACGTCCCCGCTGATCGAGGTCGGAGAGTACTCGTACTACGACGACCCGGACGACCCGACGGCGTTCGAGACGCGCAACGTGCTCTATCACTACGGGCCGGAGAAGTTGATCATCGGCAAGTTCTGCGCTCTGGGCACCGGAGTGCGGTTCATCATGAACGGCGCCAACCATCGCATGGACGGCCCCTCGACCTTCCCTTTTCCCACCATGGGCGGTGCGTGGGCCGACCACTTCGACCTGCTCACCGGCCTGCCGAACCGAGGGGACACCGTCGTCGGCAACGACGTCTGGTTCGGTCACGGCACCATGGTGATGCCGGGCGTACGGATCGGACACGGCGCGATCATCGGCTCGGGCGCGGTGGTCACCAGCGACGTACCCGACTACGGCATCGTCGGCGGCAATCCGGCCCGCCTCATCCGCACCCGCTACGACGCACAGGACGTCGCCCGGCTGCTGGCGGTGGCCTGGTGGGACTGGCCTGCGGAGCACATCACCCAGCATGTGCGGACCATCATGTCGGGCAGCATCGCCGAACTGGAGGCCGCGGCCCCGGACGCCCACTCCCGCACCGGTCGGTGA
- a CDS encoding universal stress protein, with translation MELPLVVGVDGSDSSLTAVDWAVDEAARHGLPLHLVHASLWEAYEGAQPSFGTGHPGAEVMAEHIVASGVERARSRNPEVKVSGRVMAEDAVSVLLRTAPDAFALVTGSRGRGEIAGMLLGSVSLAVAARAVCPVVVVRGTEPGITGARHRVVVGVGDPTGAEGAVRFAVREAEVRGCALTAVRAWRNPAQEPVDHMLIADDAARLREERAATALADALRASVRAHPGVDVRSLAVEGPAHRVLLEASAEADLIVVGAKRRHGRFGLQLGRVAHALLHHSACPVAVVPQPV, from the coding sequence ATGGAACTCCCCCTGGTCGTGGGGGTCGACGGCTCGGACTCCAGTCTGACGGCGGTCGACTGGGCGGTGGACGAGGCGGCACGGCACGGACTCCCCCTGCACCTGGTCCATGCGTCCCTGTGGGAGGCCTACGAGGGAGCACAGCCCTCCTTCGGCACCGGCCACCCCGGCGCGGAGGTCATGGCAGAGCACATCGTCGCGTCCGGCGTGGAGCGGGCCCGGTCGCGCAATCCGGAGGTGAAGGTGTCGGGCAGGGTCATGGCCGAGGACGCCGTGTCCGTGCTGCTGCGTACGGCACCCGATGCGTTCGCACTGGTCACGGGCTCACGCGGGCGCGGCGAGATCGCCGGGATGCTGCTCGGGTCGGTCAGCCTCGCGGTGGCCGCTCGCGCCGTCTGTCCGGTCGTCGTGGTCCGGGGCACGGAACCCGGCATCACGGGGGCCCGGCACCGCGTCGTGGTGGGTGTCGGGGACCCGACGGGGGCCGAGGGCGCCGTTCGGTTCGCCGTCCGCGAGGCCGAGGTACGCGGCTGCGCCCTGACGGCCGTACGGGCCTGGCGCAACCCCGCGCAGGAGCCCGTGGACCACATGCTCATCGCGGACGACGCCGCACGGCTGCGCGAGGAGCGTGCCGCGACCGCCCTCGCGGATGCCCTGCGCGCTTCCGTGCGGGCGCATCCCGGGGTGGATGTCCGCAGCCTGGCCGTCGAAGGGCCGGCGCATCGCGTCCTGCTGGAGGCATCGGCCGAGGCCGACCTGATCGTCGTCGGCGCGAAACGCCGGCACGGTCGCTTCGGGCTGCAGCTCGGCAGGGTCGCCCACGCCCTGCTGCATCACTCCGCGTGCCCGGTCGCCGTGGTTCCGCAGCCGGTCTGA
- a CDS encoding FAD-dependent monooxygenase, which produces MNETDVLIIGGGPVGPALALDLRSRGVACMVLETMDGRIRHPGVGTVGPRSMELMRRWGLAERIRKAAGTVTIRSTSPG; this is translated from the coding sequence GTGAACGAGACCGACGTACTGATCATCGGTGGCGGGCCGGTCGGGCCGGCGCTCGCCCTCGACCTGCGCTCTCGGGGTGTGGCCTGCATGGTCCTTGAGACCATGGACGGCCGGATCCGCCATCCCGGAGTCGGCACCGTCGGCCCCCGGTCCATGGAGCTGATGCGCCGATGGGGCCTGGCCGAGCGGATCCGCAAGGCAGCTGGCACGGTGACCATCCGCTCGACGTCGCCTGGGTGA
- a CDS encoding pyridoxamine 5'-phosphate oxidase family protein produces MRAHLGDQLVIEGPTTGAARRDGEIVGLHHEDGTPPYDVRWSDTDEVTLVFPGPDAHVRHLEHLEPLEQGQPVSRPEARPAGAGRAESTSTAARAADPGDIGRRVGVERRRRGLSREEAAARARMSPDYLAYLEERPADPTLGTLIRLADALGTTVAALRGGGLDLPPGQGHALLHPRLRDLSVEECRTLLSTHGVGRVAVTDSAGRPAVVPVNYEVVDDTIAFRTTPDSVTAAAAEREVAFEVDHVDEALSQGWSVLAVGPASVVTDPEAVRRLTRQAHTTPWAGGRREMWVSIRPTSLTGRRITPADQ; encoded by the coding sequence ATGCGAGCTCACCTCGGCGACCAGCTCGTCATCGAAGGTCCGACGACCGGCGCGGCCCGGCGCGACGGCGAGATCGTCGGACTCCACCACGAGGACGGAACGCCTCCCTACGACGTGCGCTGGTCGGACACGGACGAAGTCACGCTCGTGTTCCCCGGACCCGATGCCCACGTCCGCCACCTTGAACACCTTGAACCGCTGGAACAGGGACAGCCGGTGTCCCGGCCTGAGGCACGGCCGGCGGGCGCGGGCCGCGCGGAGAGCACATCCACGGCGGCCCGGGCGGCCGACCCGGGCGACATCGGCCGGCGCGTGGGCGTGGAACGCCGTAGAAGGGGGCTCAGCCGGGAGGAGGCGGCCGCTCGCGCCCGGATGTCGCCCGACTACCTGGCATACCTGGAGGAACGGCCCGCCGACCCGACCCTGGGAACCCTCATCAGGCTGGCCGACGCCCTGGGCACCACGGTCGCCGCGCTGCGTGGCGGAGGCCTGGATCTCCCGCCGGGGCAGGGCCACGCGCTGCTGCACCCCCGATTGCGGGATCTCAGCGTGGAGGAGTGCCGCACCTTGCTGTCCACGCACGGCGTGGGGCGCGTCGCGGTGACGGACTCCGCCGGCCGTCCGGCGGTCGTGCCGGTCAACTACGAGGTCGTCGACGACACCATCGCCTTCCGGACCACGCCCGATTCGGTGACGGCCGCGGCCGCGGAACGGGAGGTCGCTTTCGAGGTCGATCACGTGGACGAGGCGCTGAGCCAGGGCTGGAGCGTGCTCGCCGTGGGCCCCGCGAGCGTGGTGACGGACCCCGAGGCCGTGCGCAGGCTCACCCGGCAGGCCCACACCACGCCGTGGGCGGGCGGCCGGCGCGAGATGTGGGTGTCGATCCGGCCCACGAGCCTCACGGGCCGCCGGATCACTCCGGCCGACCAGTAG
- a CDS encoding transglycosylase domain-containing protein: protein MSEHRRRPSGRTGPAGSDGMPQGGRAAARRAAKAGAGRGRRAADTRGAEARRTGRRRLIDYPRAGKRGLRRWLPSWKLVSGTFLLFFGGLVGLFGYAYATTTIPSANPSTQLQSNTYYWSDGSVMATQGSTNRQNVDLAEVPKLVQWDFLAAENATFYSDPGVDTQGMLRAVYHMATGGEVQSGSTITQQFVKNTYLTQSQSVTRKLREIMISLKIGDQMSKQQILQGYLNSCYYGRDAYGIEAAARTYYHEHASQLTVSQGAFIAATVNEPSLLMHADTDPQAKAQAEARWKYVLDRMAKINKITGAQEQQYLAAGFPTPKPYAPSAGMSGQTGYLVQTAEKYVEAHSSLTDQQLGHGGYQIYTTFDKKKVNALSASVAAMEKKHLDAGHRSADKDVQVGAASIDPSTGAVVALYGGAGWDKGHWTDNADATGVPVGSTFKPIDLAAALDHGAVLSPGQPASPVTPDSKFNGDDGITIKNQQGQEMPDSNDPTGLLHQRNDVPTKWGYITLRKAMEQSVNTPYVQLGEYVGYNNVEGEALKAGLLRKSLQYDTPGFYIGTSTPSAIRMADVYATFDDGGVQHEPYSVSKVVAGGQQLPGFEAPKGTTAMPSSTADTVTDVLQGVVKSGTGTNAQALGRPVAGKTGTTDDYKSAWFIGYTPQLVTSVSMFKEDPKNSGLQSMKGVGGFSKVFGADMPTEVWTGYMTAALQGQPVQQFPPAPQLGQGTDEYGAPSPTPSAPPSTAPASPTTSPSPSPSAGACHQKRHCPSPTPTDTSGTTTGGTTTGTTTGGATDGGLIGGGTGGTGGTTGTTTGGTSPTPTSSRPGRHG from the coding sequence ATGAGTGAACACCGGCGCCGACCGTCGGGGAGGACCGGGCCGGCCGGCTCGGACGGCATGCCGCAGGGCGGCCGGGCAGCGGCGCGCAGGGCCGCCAAGGCCGGCGCCGGACGGGGCCGCCGCGCGGCGGACACGCGAGGCGCGGAGGCCAGGCGCACCGGCCGACGCCGCCTCATCGACTACCCGCGGGCGGGCAAGCGGGGCCTTCGGCGGTGGCTGCCCTCGTGGAAGCTGGTGTCCGGCACGTTCCTGCTGTTCTTCGGCGGCCTGGTGGGCCTGTTCGGGTACGCCTACGCCACCACGACCATCCCGAGCGCGAACCCCAGCACCCAGCTGCAGAGCAACACCTACTACTGGTCCGACGGTTCGGTGATGGCCACGCAGGGATCGACCAACCGGCAGAACGTCGACCTCGCCGAGGTCCCGAAGCTGGTGCAGTGGGACTTCCTCGCCGCGGAGAACGCCACCTTCTACTCCGACCCCGGCGTCGACACGCAGGGCATGCTCCGCGCCGTGTACCACATGGCCACGGGCGGTGAGGTGCAGTCCGGATCCACCATCACCCAGCAGTTCGTGAAGAACACCTACCTCACCCAGAGCCAGTCGGTCACCCGCAAGCTCAGGGAGATCATGATCTCCCTGAAGATCGGCGACCAGATGTCCAAGCAGCAGATCCTGCAGGGCTATCTCAACAGCTGCTACTACGGCCGGGACGCCTACGGCATCGAGGCCGCGGCCCGCACCTACTACCACGAGCACGCCTCCCAGCTGACCGTCAGCCAGGGCGCGTTCATCGCCGCCACAGTCAACGAGCCGAGCCTGCTGATGCACGCCGACACCGACCCGCAGGCCAAGGCCCAGGCCGAGGCGCGCTGGAAGTACGTGCTGGACCGCATGGCCAAGATCAACAAGATCACCGGCGCCCAGGAACAGCAGTACCTGGCCGCCGGGTTCCCCACGCCCAAGCCGTACGCGCCGTCGGCCGGGATGTCCGGGCAGACCGGCTATCTGGTGCAGACCGCGGAGAAGTACGTCGAGGCCCACTCGTCCCTCACCGACCAGCAGCTCGGCCACGGCGGCTACCAGATCTACACCACCTTCGACAAGAAGAAGGTGAACGCGCTGTCGGCGTCCGTCGCGGCGATGGAGAAGAAGCACCTCGACGCGGGGCACCGCTCGGCCGACAAGGACGTCCAGGTCGGCGCGGCCTCGATCGATCCGTCGACCGGAGCGGTCGTGGCGCTGTACGGCGGGGCGGGCTGGGACAAGGGCCACTGGACCGACAACGCCGACGCCACGGGTGTGCCGGTCGGCTCCACCTTCAAGCCCATCGACCTGGCCGCCGCCCTGGACCACGGCGCCGTCCTGTCCCCGGGCCAACCGGCCTCACCGGTGACCCCGGACTCCAAGTTCAACGGCGACGACGGCATCACCATCAAGAACCAGCAGGGCCAGGAAATGCCGGACTCGAACGACCCCACGGGCCTTCTCCACCAGCGCAACGACGTGCCCACGAAATGGGGTTACATCACCCTGCGCAAGGCCATGGAGCAGTCCGTCAACACCCCCTACGTCCAGCTCGGCGAGTACGTCGGCTACAACAACGTGGAGGGCGAAGCCCTCAAGGCGGGCCTGCTGCGCAAGAGCCTGCAGTACGACACCCCCGGCTTCTACATCGGCACCTCCACCCCGTCGGCGATCCGCATGGCCGACGTGTACGCCACCTTCGACGACGGCGGCGTCCAGCACGAGCCGTACTCGGTATCCAAGGTCGTCGCCGGCGGCCAGCAGCTGCCCGGCTTCGAGGCACCCAAGGGCACCACGGCCATGCCCTCCTCGACCGCCGACACCGTCACCGACGTCCTGCAGGGTGTCGTGAAGAGCGGTACGGGCACCAACGCCCAGGCCCTGGGCCGCCCGGTGGCCGGCAAGACCGGCACGACCGACGACTACAAGTCGGCCTGGTTCATCGGCTACACCCCGCAACTGGTCACGTCCGTGAGCATGTTCAAGGAGGACCCGAAGAACTCCGGCCTGCAGTCGATGAAGGGCGTCGGCGGCTTCTCCAAGGTCTTCGGCGCCGACATGCCCACCGAGGTGTGGACCGGCTACATGACCGCCGCCCTCCAGGGGCAGCCGGTCCAGCAGTTCCCGCCGGCACCGCAGCTGGGCCAGGGCACCGACGAGTACGGCGCCCCGTCGCCCACCCCCTCCGCGCCCCCGAGCACGGCCCCGGCGAGCCCGACCACCTCGCCCAGCCCGAGCCCCTCCGCCGGAGCGTGCCACCAGAAGCGTCACTGTCCTTCCCCGACCCCGACCGACACCTCAGGCACCACGACCGGCGGCACCACCACCGGGACCACCACCGGCGGCGCGACCGACGGCGGCCTGATCGGCGGAGGCACCGGAGGTACCGGAGGCACCACCGGGACCACCACCGGCGGGACCTCGCCAACCCCCACCTCCTCCCGCCCGGGCCGGCACGGGTGA
- a CDS encoding FAD-dependent monooxygenase — protein sequence MALDSTELIAQGRPVGVLDLTATGTRYPNPLSIEQDTVERLLGERLTEVGGAIEWSTEATAVRVAEDGAEVDARGADGRPRTLRCAWVVGCDGSRSLVSKAAGLPFDGGPRRRLQVAQINAKVDWSLPHHGDRTCLLLDKDRRSAARPAPAAVTAASPSRGSRTRHRSLR from the coding sequence GTGGCGCTCGACTCGACCGAGCTGATCGCCCAGGGCCGGCCGGTCGGAGTGCTCGACCTGACCGCGACCGGCACCCGCTACCCCAACCCGCTCTCGATCGAGCAGGACACGGTGGAGCGGCTGCTGGGAGAGCGGCTGACCGAGGTGGGCGGAGCGATCGAGTGGTCGACCGAGGCCACGGCGGTCCGCGTGGCCGAGGACGGAGCCGAGGTCGACGCCCGCGGCGCGGACGGCCGGCCGCGGACCCTGCGCTGCGCCTGGGTGGTCGGCTGCGATGGCTCGCGCAGCCTGGTGAGCAAGGCCGCCGGCCTGCCGTTCGACGGCGGCCCGCGCCGCCGTCTGCAGGTCGCGCAGATCAACGCCAAGGTGGACTGGAGCCTGCCCCACCACGGCGACCGCACCTGCCTCCTGCTGGACAAGGACCGTCGATCGGCTGCGCGCCCCGCCCCCGCGGCGGTTACCGCTGCTTCGCCTTCACGCGGGAGCCGGACACGACACCGCTCACTCCGGTGA